One Deinococcus sp. LM3 genomic region harbors:
- the rsmH gene encoding 16S rRNA (cytosine(1402)-N(4))-methyltransferase RsmH: protein MDIITDESDPDGPGSLSHVPVLADEVIAALAPAPGKVFVDGTLGGAGHTGLLLAAGATVYGIDQDPFALERARSANHAGLHVLQGNYRDMVSLLAGAGVTQVDGILLDIGVSSFQLDDTGRGFSYHTEAPLDMRMSQSGESAADVVNGYDEEDIAAIIYEYGEDRLSRRIARGIVYAREKAPIETTVQLAEIVKRAYPGFSKGIHPARRTFQALRIHVNDELGALRDGLQAAETLLAPGGRLAVISFHSLEDRIVKRFLLGSEVLTPLTKRPVIASEAEQALNPRARSAKLRSAERVGAA from the coding sequence ATGGACATCATCACGGACGAGTCCGACCCGGACGGGCCTGGGAGCCTCTCGCACGTTCCGGTGCTGGCCGACGAGGTCATCGCGGCCCTGGCTCCCGCGCCGGGCAAGGTGTTCGTGGACGGCACGCTGGGCGGCGCCGGGCACACCGGGCTGCTGCTGGCGGCCGGCGCGACCGTGTACGGCATCGACCAGGATCCTTTCGCGCTGGAACGTGCGCGCTCCGCGAACCACGCCGGCCTGCACGTCCTGCAGGGCAACTACCGTGACATGGTGTCGCTGCTGGCGGGTGCGGGCGTCACGCAGGTGGACGGCATCCTGCTGGACATCGGCGTGAGTTCCTTTCAGCTCGACGACACCGGGCGCGGCTTCTCGTACCACACCGAGGCCCCGCTGGACATGCGCATGAGCCAGTCCGGCGAGAGTGCCGCCGACGTGGTGAACGGCTACGACGAGGAGGACATCGCCGCGATCATCTACGAGTACGGCGAGGACCGCCTGTCGCGCCGGATCGCGCGCGGCATCGTGTACGCCCGCGAGAAAGCACCCATCGAGACGACCGTGCAGCTCGCCGAGATCGTCAAGCGGGCGTATCCGGGCTTCAGCAAGGGCATCCACCCGGCGCGGCGGACCTTCCAGGCGCTGCGGATTCACGTGAACGACGAACTGGGCGCGCTGCGCGACGGTCTTCAGGCCGCCGAGACGCTGCTGGCTCCCGGCGGGCGGCTGGCCGTGATCAGCTTCCACTCGCTGGAGGACCGCATCGTGAAACGCTTCCTGCTGGGTAGCGAGGTCCTGACCCCGCTGACCAAGCGGCCCGTGATCGCCTCCGAGGCCGAGCAGGCCCTCAACCCGCGCGCCCGCAGCGCGAAACTCCGCTCGGCCGAGCGGGTGGGGGCCGCGTGA
- a CDS encoding ABC transporter permease, translated as MTSAPATPPERGHAAPDRSLAWSLARAHLRRRRTQNVLTILGIAVGVMALIAALSLTNGFTRALVNATLRASPHLSVTSFNPGGPDRELESAASADPRVLAFTPFLADKGLLTRPATQGRAAGVDFATLFGVTGQAARVLDLPVAESAALASLKDGEVILGSALARSVGAFTGDEVRLLNSTQRRTSLTVRGVFTTGNYLIDSAYAFTNLPTLQTLQGTTNITGYQLRLHDPDLAPAVGEALTRTRPYSPLPWQSLYGTLLDQLALQKKVIGFVVLLIVVVAAFGIANVLTLAVFEKTQEIAILRAIGATRRLITQVFLLEGLALGLGGLLLGNVLGLGISAYFTVRPFTLPGDLYFITSLPVEVRVSDLLGVNAIGLLTTLLAALIPARRAASIEPARIIR; from the coding sequence ATGACTTCAGCCCCGGCCACCCCACCCGAGCGCGGCCACGCCGCTCCCGACCGCTCGCTGGCGTGGTCCCTGGCCCGCGCCCACCTGCGCCGCCGCCGCACCCAGAACGTCCTGACCATCCTCGGCATCGCCGTGGGCGTCATGGCCCTGATCGCCGCGCTGAGCCTCACCAACGGCTTTACCCGCGCGCTCGTGAACGCCACCCTGCGCGCCAGCCCGCACCTGAGCGTCACGTCCTTCAACCCGGGCGGCCCCGACCGGGAACTCGAGAGCGCCGCCAGCGCCGACCCGCGCGTCCTGGCCTTCACGCCCTTCCTGGCCGACAAGGGCCTGCTGACCCGGCCCGCCACCCAGGGCCGCGCCGCCGGCGTGGACTTCGCCACGCTGTTTGGCGTGACCGGACAGGCCGCCCGCGTACTCGACCTGCCCGTCGCCGAAAGTGCCGCCCTGGCCTCCCTGAAAGACGGCGAGGTGATTCTCGGCTCGGCCCTGGCCCGCAGTGTCGGGGCCTTCACCGGCGACGAGGTCCGCCTGCTGAACTCCACGCAGCGCCGCACCAGCCTGACCGTCCGGGGCGTATTCACCACCGGCAACTACCTGATCGACTCCGCGTACGCCTTCACGAACCTGCCCACCCTGCAGACCCTGCAGGGCACCACCAACATCACCGGCTACCAGCTGCGCCTGCACGACCCGGACCTCGCGCCGGCCGTCGGGGAGGCGCTGACCCGCACCCGCCCGTACTCGCCGCTGCCCTGGCAGAGCCTGTACGGCACCCTGCTCGATCAGCTGGCGCTGCAGAAGAAAGTGATCGGCTTCGTGGTCCTGCTGATCGTGGTCGTCGCGGCCTTCGGGATCGCGAACGTCCTGACGCTGGCCGTCTTCGAGAAGACCCAGGAAATCGCCATCCTGCGCGCCATCGGCGCCACCCGCCGCCTGATCACGCAGGTGTTCCTGCTCGAGGGCCTCGCGCTGGGCCTGGGCGGCCTGCTGCTGGGCAACGTGCTGGGCCTGGGCATCAGCGCGTACTTCACGGTGCGGCCCTTCACGCTGCCCGGCGACCTGTACTTCATCACCAGCCTGCCGGTCGAGGTGCGCGTCAGCGACCTGCTCGGCGTGAACGCCATCGGCCTGCTCACCACCCTGCTGGCCGCGCTGATCCCCGCCCGGCGCGCCGCCAGCATCGAACCGGCCCGCATCATCCGCTGA
- a CDS encoding tetratricopeptide repeat protein: MNRRTTVSGLLGLMITLGLAAASAAVAQTAPAQTPPAQTPPAQTAPVPTPPVQTPAPTTPAGTTPAAPARVIPAANYVAVGVYYYEQGQFDQAYVAYRAAAEIDPRNPDALIGLGRSQVKLRLYSAGIETLKRLISLDSRNFDAYISLSQAYVQQYIGAGDRAAVSSNLGEALRILTDAEALAQTPTAGKNVPLSRVWNERGYVYKLQGDATKAIQAFRQATTLNPDNSILLYNLGDMYYATGNIPQALDYLQQAVIVDPRDAFNRAYYAKLLALSGNLTAARPEAAQAARLAPKNAYAVGQYGVVSYLAKDAATARAQLTQAVTLDPLRYPEFYYYLGRLNLDSGELKAARENLTRAAALGNNTPEYLYYLGLSYERGAGVVAPDRLKARENYEAALKLSPSYRLAQEGLSRTR, translated from the coding sequence GTGAATCGACGCACGACCGTTTCTGGCCTGCTGGGCCTGATGATTACCCTGGGCCTCGCCGCGGCGTCCGCTGCGGTCGCCCAGACTGCTCCCGCCCAGACGCCTCCCGCCCAGACGCCTCCCGCGCAGACTGCTCCTGTACCGACGCCTCCTGTACAGACGCCCGCACCGACCACTCCTGCCGGCACGACCCCGGCCGCTCCGGCCCGCGTCATTCCCGCCGCGAACTACGTCGCGGTGGGCGTGTACTACTACGAGCAGGGACAGTTCGATCAGGCGTACGTGGCGTACCGCGCCGCCGCCGAGATCGACCCGCGCAACCCCGACGCCCTGATCGGCCTGGGCCGCTCGCAGGTGAAACTGCGGCTGTACAGCGCCGGTATCGAGACCCTCAAGCGGCTGATCAGCCTGGACAGCCGGAACTTCGACGCGTACATCTCGCTCTCGCAGGCGTACGTGCAGCAGTACATCGGCGCGGGGGACCGCGCGGCCGTCAGCAGCAACCTGGGCGAGGCGCTGCGCATCCTGACCGACGCCGAGGCGCTGGCGCAGACCCCCACGGCCGGCAAGAACGTCCCGCTCAGTCGCGTCTGGAACGAGCGCGGGTACGTGTACAAACTGCAGGGCGACGCCACGAAGGCCATTCAGGCGTTCCGGCAGGCGACCACCCTGAACCCCGACAACTCGATCCTGCTGTACAACCTGGGCGACATGTACTACGCGACCGGGAACATCCCGCAGGCGCTGGATTACCTGCAGCAGGCCGTGATCGTGGATCCCCGCGACGCCTTCAACCGCGCGTACTACGCCAAGCTGCTGGCCCTGAGCGGCAACCTGACGGCCGCGCGCCCCGAGGCGGCGCAGGCCGCGCGTCTGGCGCCGAAGAACGCCTACGCAGTCGGTCAGTACGGAGTGGTCAGCTACCTGGCCAAGGACGCGGCCACCGCCCGCGCGCAGCTGACCCAGGCGGTCACGCTCGATCCGCTGCGTTACCCGGAGTTCTACTACTACCTGGGCCGCCTGAACCTCGACAGCGGTGAACTGAAGGCCGCCCGCGAGAACCTGACGCGCGCCGCCGCGCTGGGCAACAACACCCCCGAGTACCTGTACTACCTGGGCCTGAGTTACGAGCGGGGGGCCGGAGTGGTGGCACCCGACCGCCTGAAGGCCCGCGAGAACTACGAGGCGGCCCTGAAACTCAGCCCCTCGTACCGGCTGGCCCAGGAGGGCCTGAGCCGCACGCGCTGA
- the mraZ gene encoding division/cell wall cluster transcriptional repressor MraZ, translating into MPFGEYPYTIDDKGRVVIPPPFREFVEDGMILTRGMEGCLYVFPLSSWKRVEEQLEGLPLTDAGSRAFVRFFYSGANKARLDNQSRVSVPQTLRAFAGLDSDVIVAGAPGRLELWTPDRWEAAITAVQDNPPNPDLLVNFVA; encoded by the coding sequence TTGCCGTTCGGAGAGTACCCGTACACCATCGACGACAAGGGGCGTGTGGTCATTCCACCGCCTTTTCGCGAATTCGTGGAGGACGGCATGATCCTGACGCGCGGCATGGAAGGCTGCCTGTACGTGTTTCCGCTGTCCAGCTGGAAGCGCGTCGAGGAGCAGCTCGAGGGTCTTCCCCTCACGGACGCCGGATCGCGGGCGTTCGTGCGTTTCTTTTACTCCGGCGCGAACAAGGCCCGGCTGGACAACCAGAGCCGCGTGTCGGTGCCGCAGACCCTGCGGGCCTTCGCGGGTCTGGACAGCGACGTGATCGTGGCGGGCGCGCCCGGTCGCCTGGAACTGTGGACCCCGGACCGCTGGGAGGCGGCCATCACGGCCGTGCAGGACAACCCGCCCAACCCTGACCTTCTCGTGAACTTCGTGGCGTGA
- the gatA gene encoding Asp-tRNA(Asn)/Glu-tRNA(Gln) amidotransferase subunit GatA translates to MPVPAIPPTSATSSAAAQARAVQSRDTTPQDLAAAALARIEAARDLNAVLSVNPHAAEQAAQVQARLDAGQTLPLAGVPVIVKDNINVTGTATTSGSRILRGYVSPYDATAAARLVQAGAVIVAKANMDEFAMGSSTENSAYGPTLNPHDPARVPGGSSGGSAVAVAAGLSAVSLGSDTGGSVRQPAAFTGVYGLKPTYGRVSRYGLIAYASSLDQIGPFARSAEDLALVMNVIAGHDPLDATSLHAPPAFAAGTPDDLRGLRVGVITESLAGNTAGVNATLNATLDALRGAGATTAEVSLPELRYAIAAYYLIAMPEASSNLARFDGMVYGQRVPGSDVTEAMTLTREQGFGPEVQRRILIGTYALSSGYYDAYYSKAMKVRRLIADRFAQAFGQFDVLVTPTSPFPAFRRGEKTSDPLAMYAADVDTVAVNLAGLPALSVPAGFETVDGTPLPVGIQFIAPALHDERLVQIAGALEGIGVAQPQVAPGY, encoded by the coding sequence ATGCCCGTGCCCGCCATCCCACCCACCAGCGCCACCAGCAGCGCCGCCGCACAGGCCCGCGCCGTGCAGTCGCGCGACACGACCCCCCAGGACCTCGCGGCCGCCGCCCTGGCCCGCATCGAGGCGGCCCGCGACCTGAACGCCGTCCTGAGCGTCAACCCGCACGCCGCCGAGCAGGCCGCGCAGGTGCAGGCCCGCCTGGACGCCGGCCAGACCCTGCCGCTGGCGGGCGTGCCCGTGATCGTCAAGGACAACATCAACGTGACTGGCACCGCCACCACCAGCGGCAGCCGCATCCTGCGCGGGTACGTCAGCCCCTACGACGCCACCGCTGCCGCGCGGCTCGTGCAGGCGGGCGCCGTGATCGTCGCCAAGGCCAACATGGACGAGTTCGCCATGGGCAGCTCCACCGAGAACAGCGCCTACGGCCCCACCCTGAACCCGCACGACCCGGCCCGCGTGCCCGGCGGCAGCAGCGGCGGCAGCGCCGTGGCCGTCGCCGCCGGCCTGAGCGCCGTCAGTCTGGGCAGCGACACTGGCGGCAGCGTCCGCCAGCCCGCCGCGTTCACCGGCGTGTACGGCCTGAAACCCACCTACGGCCGCGTCAGCCGCTACGGCCTGATCGCGTACGCCAGCAGCCTCGATCAGATCGGGCCGTTCGCCCGCAGCGCCGAGGACCTCGCGCTGGTCATGAACGTCATCGCGGGGCATGATCCCCTGGATGCCACCAGCCTGCACGCCCCGCCCGCCTTCGCCGCCGGGACGCCCGACGACCTGCGCGGCCTGCGGGTCGGCGTGATCACCGAGAGCCTCGCCGGGAACACGGCGGGCGTGAACGCCACCCTGAACGCCACCCTGGACGCCCTGCGCGGCGCGGGCGCGACCACCGCCGAGGTCAGCCTGCCGGAACTGCGCTACGCCATCGCCGCGTACTACCTGATCGCCATGCCCGAGGCCAGCAGCAACCTCGCCCGTTTCGACGGCATGGTGTACGGCCAGCGCGTGCCCGGCAGTGACGTGACCGAGGCCATGACCCTGACCCGCGAGCAGGGCTTCGGCCCGGAAGTGCAGCGCCGCATCCTGATCGGCACGTACGCCCTGAGCAGCGGCTACTACGACGCCTACTACAGCAAGGCCATGAAGGTCCGCCGCCTGATCGCCGACCGCTTCGCGCAGGCCTTCGGGCAGTTCGACGTACTCGTCACGCCCACCAGTCCCTTCCCGGCCTTCCGGCGCGGCGAGAAGACCAGCGATCCGCTGGCCATGTACGCCGCCGACGTGGACACGGTTGCCGTCAACCTCGCGGGCCTCCCGGCCCTGAGCGTCCCCGCTGGCTTCGAAACCGTGGACGGCACGCCCCTGCCGGTCGGCATCCAGTTCATCGCGCCCGCCCTGCACGACGAACGCCTCGTGCAGATCGCCGGAGCGCTGGAAGGCATCGGGGTCGCGCAGCCGCAGGTGGCGCCGGGGTACTGA
- a CDS encoding 3D domain-containing protein translates to MLQPLIRWTRAVLFSLAGVASAATPALPASTVATNAVRDALSTAPTATPAATQAQSAAQVRAEAVARADTSSASSDTVALTPIRGKTAIARSTAYNSVPGQTDSTPFITATGTRTRPGVVALSRDLLRTFPYGTKVMIEDLSGKYTNMLKGRVFIVEDTMAARKTNSVDIWMATRSEALNWGARQIRITAVR, encoded by the coding sequence ATGCTTCAACCCCTGATCCGCTGGACCCGCGCCGTCCTGTTCAGCCTCGCCGGAGTGGCCTCCGCCGCCACCCCCGCGCTGCCCGCCAGTACCGTCGCCACCAACGCCGTCCGTGACGCCCTGAGCACCGCCCCCACTGCCACGCCCGCCGCCACCCAGGCCCAGAGCGCCGCTCAGGTCCGCGCCGAGGCCGTCGCCCGCGCCGACACCAGCAGCGCCAGCAGCGACACCGTCGCGCTCACGCCCATCCGCGGCAAGACCGCCATCGCCCGCTCGACCGCCTACAACAGCGTCCCCGGACAGACCGACTCCACGCCGTTCATCACGGCCACCGGCACCCGCACCCGCCCCGGCGTGGTCGCCCTGTCCCGCGACCTGCTGCGCACCTTCCCCTACGGCACCAAGGTCATGATCGAGGACCTGAGCGGCAAATACACCAACATGCTCAAGGGCCGCGTCTTCATCGTCGAGGACACCATGGCCGCCCGCAAGACCAACTCGGTCGACATCTGGATGGCCACCCGCAGCGAGGCCCTGAACTGGGGCGCCCGTCAGATCCGCATCACCGCCGTCCGCTGA
- the truB gene encoding tRNA pseudouridine(55) synthase TruB: MPVIAVDKPLNLTSHDVVNRARRARGTKRVGHTGTLDPLATGVLVLCVDDSTKVVQFMEADSKDYLAWISLGAGTPTLDAEGPVEETGDVPPLDPAQVQTLLQSFTGPQAQVPPQYSAIQVGGQRAYAVARAGGTLDLPARNVVIHTLDLLGVYPSVDAAPRTFDPQSWTPAETGHTFTLPPALGEFPTLLVRARVGSGTYLRSLARDVGAALGVPAHLGGLVRTRVGRYDLRDAVTVEDLPGATGIPDLAALDFPVIEADDRVARELRQGKRPAHSAQGRHVVTLNGELVAVVDGNGEQLKVVRAWA, translated from the coding sequence ATGCCCGTGATCGCCGTCGACAAACCCCTGAACCTCACCTCTCACGATGTCGTGAACCGCGCCCGCCGCGCGCGCGGCACGAAACGGGTGGGGCACACCGGCACCCTGGACCCCCTGGCGACCGGGGTGCTGGTCCTGTGCGTGGACGACAGCACCAAGGTCGTGCAGTTCATGGAGGCCGACAGCAAGGACTACCTCGCGTGGATCAGCCTGGGGGCCGGGACGCCCACCCTGGACGCCGAGGGGCCGGTCGAGGAGACGGGCGACGTGCCGCCCCTGGACCCGGCGCAGGTGCAGACGCTACTGCAATCCTTCACAGGGCCGCAGGCGCAGGTGCCGCCGCAGTACAGCGCCATTCAGGTGGGCGGGCAGCGGGCCTACGCGGTCGCCCGCGCCGGGGGTACGCTGGACCTGCCCGCACGGAACGTCGTGATTCACACCCTGGACCTGCTGGGCGTCTACCCCAGCGTGGACGCCGCGCCGCGCACCTTCGACCCGCAGAGCTGGACACCCGCTGAAACCGGCCACACCTTCACGCTGCCGCCCGCGCTGGGCGAGTTTCCCACCCTGCTGGTGCGCGCCCGCGTGGGCAGCGGCACGTACCTGCGCTCGCTGGCGCGCGACGTGGGCGCCGCGCTGGGCGTTCCCGCGCACCTGGGCGGGTTGGTCCGCACCCGCGTGGGCCGCTACGACCTGCGGGACGCCGTGACGGTGGAGGACCTGCCCGGCGCGACCGGCATTCCCGACCTCGCCGCGCTGGACTTCCCGGTGATCGAGGCCGACGACCGCGTGGCGCGCGAACTCCGCCAGGGCAAACGCCCGGCCCACTCCGCGCAGGGCCGCCACGTCGTCACCCTGAACGGCGAACTGGTGGCGGTCGTGGACGGCAACGGCGAGCAACTGAAAGTCGTGCGCGCCTGGGCGTGA
- a CDS encoding DUF423 domain-containing protein yields the protein MTAPHALRNGALLAAVGVALGAFGAHALKAQLTPEALNTFETGVRYQMYAALALLILGTQPAQTRAPRLLLAGAVVFSGSLYLLTLTGVKILGAVTPIGGALMIAGFVLAALDARK from the coding sequence ATGACTGCCCCCCATGCCCTGCGAAACGGCGCGCTGCTGGCCGCCGTGGGCGTCGCGCTCGGTGCGTTCGGAGCCCACGCCCTGAAAGCCCAGCTGACGCCCGAAGCCCTGAATACCTTCGAGACCGGCGTGCGTTACCAGATGTACGCCGCGCTGGCCCTGCTGATCCTGGGTACCCAGCCCGCCCAGACCCGCGCGCCCCGGCTGCTGCTGGCCGGCGCCGTGGTCTTCAGCGGCAGCCTGTACCTGCTGACCCTGACCGGCGTGAAGATCCTGGGTGCCGTCACGCCCATCGGCGGCGCCCTGATGATCGCCGGGTTCGTCCTGGCCGCGCTGGACGCCCGCAAGTAG
- a CDS encoding pseudouridine synthase, protein MTDRSADHPDSTPASSGGERLQKRLARAGVASRRAVEDLIKAGRVTVNGEVAVLGRTVTDADDVRVDGQLVETTAVENVTFMLHKPAGYVTTARDEYGRRNVLDAMPSIPGLHPVGRLDKDSEGLLLLTTDGQLTLNLTHPRYGHEKAYRAWTEGDAPPTAEELESLVTGVELEDGVARAVSAEPAREGAFVVLGEGRNRQVRRMLETIGHPVYRLLRYRVGGLWMGDLEPGEFRQLNQKELQDLLHPERMPPAVWERAQRETMARWG, encoded by the coding sequence ATGACCGACCGATCCGCTGACCATCCTGACTCCACACCCGCCAGTTCCGGCGGGGAACGCCTGCAAAAACGCCTCGCGCGCGCCGGGGTCGCCTCGCGCCGCGCCGTCGAGGACCTGATCAAGGCGGGCCGCGTGACCGTGAACGGCGAGGTCGCCGTGCTGGGCCGCACCGTCACCGACGCCGACGACGTGCGCGTGGACGGGCAACTCGTCGAGACGACCGCTGTCGAGAACGTCACGTTCATGCTGCACAAACCCGCCGGGTACGTCACGACCGCCCGTGACGAGTACGGCCGCCGCAACGTCCTGGACGCCATGCCCAGCATTCCGGGCCTGCACCCGGTCGGGCGGCTCGACAAGGATTCCGAGGGTCTGCTGCTGCTCACCACCGACGGGCAACTCACGCTGAACCTCACCCACCCCCGTTACGGGCACGAGAAGGCCTACCGCGCCTGGACCGAAGGGGACGCGCCGCCCACCGCCGAGGAACTCGAGTCGCTGGTGACCGGCGTGGAGCTGGAAGACGGCGTGGCCCGCGCCGTCAGTGCCGAACCGGCCCGCGAGGGAGCCTTCGTGGTGCTGGGCGAGGGCCGCAACCGGCAGGTGCGGCGCATGCTCGAAACCATCGGTCACCCGGTCTACCGCCTGCTGCGCTACCGCGTGGGCGGCCTGTGGATGGGCGACCTGGAACCCGGCGAGTTCCGTCAGCTGAACCAGAAGGAACTTCAGGATCTGCTGCACCCGGAGCGCATGCCCCCCGCCGTGTGGGAACGTGCGCAGCGCGAGACGATGGCCCGCTGGGGCTGA
- a CDS encoding CAP domain-containing protein, producing MPSFPHPLTLLIPAALLLASCGAGPSTPSAVGSTTATGNQGSGLKDAGSQTMGAEEAQILREINEARAVPRTCGTQRFAAAAPVTWNGYLAAAARAHAADMAARGYFDHNTPEGVKPAQRAEAAGYTGWQVVAENIAAGYTLGNVTQGWLDSPSHCKTLMDPTLKEVGVGYVYKPGSRYGTYWVQDYGTR from the coding sequence ATGCCCAGCTTCCCCCACCCCCTGACCCTCCTGATCCCCGCCGCCCTGCTGCTCGCCTCCTGCGGCGCCGGCCCCAGCACCCCCAGCGCCGTGGGCAGCACCACCGCCACCGGCAACCAGGGCAGCGGCCTGAAAGACGCCGGCAGCCAGACCATGGGCGCCGAGGAAGCTCAGATCCTCCGGGAGATCAACGAGGCCCGCGCCGTGCCGCGCACCTGCGGCACCCAGCGCTTCGCGGCGGCCGCGCCCGTCACCTGGAACGGCTACCTGGCGGCCGCCGCCCGCGCCCACGCCGCCGACATGGCCGCCCGCGGGTACTTCGACCACAACACCCCGGAGGGCGTCAAGCCCGCCCAGCGCGCCGAGGCCGCCGGGTACACCGGCTGGCAGGTGGTGGCCGAGAACATCGCCGCCGGGTACACCCTGGGCAACGTCACGCAGGGCTGGCTGGACAGCCCCAGCCACTGCAAGACCCTGATGGACCCCACCCTGAAAGAGGTGGGCGTGGGCTACGTGTACAAGCCCGGCAGCCGGTACGGCACCTACTGGGTGCAGGATTACGGCACGCGCTAA
- a CDS encoding penicillin-binding protein 2, with the protein MEVKIRTRSAFMRVLALGMFLLLVWAYGQLEWGVPQAVRSSVVQARGKIVTSDGKVLAMSRDGKRVYPQGQIAGQLVGMMGATEGLEGLEAAYNDSLAAGQTLKLTLDTQVQASAEAALARAVPAHRGEFGSVVVLETRTGRVLAAATYPPFNPNNWRRYAPEVWLNRPFVTRFEPGSTVKPLVVAAAMNEGLTTPDTVYSTPMRRFVGGRWGSTIGDQVAHPSSLNTQGVLRYSSNVGMTHIVERFPSEDLYGYLQAYGFGKEPSVPNLPAATGSLQPLSRWDDLVRATNSFGQGMSGTNLQLAAAFNVLANDGQYVTPRLVEGAGGVERRNVIRPEVARATRLMLRNVINEGIFAKAGIEGYDLAGKTGTAQTVDANGRYSKTVYDSTFGGFFPAESPRVTIAVMVHGAKIEYHGSQLAAPIFKEISADVLSSWAAAPGKASGADE; encoded by the coding sequence GTGGAAGTGAAGATCCGGACCCGGTCGGCGTTCATGCGGGTGCTGGCGCTGGGGATGTTCCTGCTGCTGGTCTGGGCGTACGGGCAGCTGGAGTGGGGCGTGCCGCAGGCGGTGCGCAGCTCGGTGGTGCAGGCGCGCGGCAAGATCGTGACCTCCGACGGCAAGGTGCTGGCCATGAGTCGCGACGGCAAGCGGGTGTACCCGCAGGGGCAGATCGCGGGGCAGCTGGTCGGCATGATGGGCGCCACCGAGGGCCTCGAGGGGCTGGAGGCGGCGTACAACGACTCGCTGGCGGCCGGGCAGACCCTGAAACTCACGCTGGATACCCAGGTGCAGGCGTCGGCTGAGGCGGCGCTGGCGCGGGCCGTGCCGGCGCACCGGGGCGAGTTCGGGTCGGTGGTGGTGCTCGAAACCCGCACGGGCCGTGTCCTGGCCGCCGCGACGTACCCGCCGTTCAATCCGAACAACTGGCGCCGGTACGCGCCGGAGGTGTGGCTGAACCGGCCGTTCGTGACCCGGTTCGAGCCGGGCTCCACCGTCAAGCCGCTGGTGGTGGCCGCCGCCATGAACGAGGGCCTGACCACGCCGGACACGGTATACAGCACGCCCATGCGCCGCTTCGTGGGGGGGCGCTGGGGCAGCACCATCGGGGACCAGGTGGCGCATCCGTCGTCGCTGAACACCCAGGGCGTCCTGCGCTACAGCAGTAACGTGGGTATGACGCACATCGTCGAGCGTTTCCCGTCCGAGGATCTGTACGGCTACCTGCAGGCCTACGGGTTCGGGAAGGAGCCGAGCGTGCCGAACCTGCCGGCCGCGACCGGGTCGCTGCAACCCCTGTCGCGCTGGGACGATCTGGTGCGTGCCACCAACTCGTTCGGGCAGGGAATGAGCGGCACGAACCTGCAACTGGCGGCGGCTTTCAATGTCCTGGCGAACGACGGGCAGTACGTGACGCCGCGGCTGGTCGAGGGCGCCGGGGGCGTGGAGCGCCGTAACGTGATCCGTCCGGAGGTGGCGCGCGCCACGCGGCTGATGCTGCGCAACGTGATCAACGAGGGCATCTTCGCCAAGGCGGGCATCGAGGGATACGACCTGGCCGGGAAGACCGGGACGGCGCAGACGGTGGACGCCAACGGTCGGTACTCGAAGACGGTGTACGACAGCACCTTCGGTGGGTTCTTCCCGGCCGAGTCGCCGCGCGTGACGATCGCGGTGATGGTGCACGGCGCGAAGATCGAGTACCACGGCTCGCAGCTGGCCGCGCCGATCTTCAAGGAGATCTCGGCGGATGTGCTGTCGAGCTGGGCGGCCGCGCCGGGCAAGGCCAGCGGAGCTGATGAGTAA